The DNA region CGCCACATCGGCGAGGCCTTCACCGCGCTCGGGGCCCGGGTGCACCTGGTCTCCCCCAGCGCCGAGCCCGGCTCGGGCTCCACGGCCACCGTCCGCCTCGACGTGCTCGCCTCCTCACCCCGGGAGATCGCGGGCCTGCTCGCCACGGTCGGCGCCGACACCGTCGTCAACTCGGCCGGGCGGGTCTGGCAGGCCGACGAGCCTCAGATGGCCGCCAGCAACGCCGAACTGGTCACCAAGGTCGCCGAGGCGCTCGCCGCACTTCCGCGGCAGCCGCGCAGACCCCGGCTGATCCAGCTCGGCAGTGTCCACGAGTACGGGGCGGGCACCCCGGGAGGAGCCATCCCGGAGGACTGGCCGCCCGCGCCCGTCACCCCCTACGGGCGTACGAAACTCCTCGGCACCCAGGCCGTGTCGCGGGCCGTACGGGATCAGGACGCGGACGCGGTGGTGCTCCGGCTCGCCAATGTGATCGGCCCCGGAATCTCCGTGGCCAGTCTCTTCGGCCAGGTCGCCCGGCATCTCGCCGGGGCCGCCCGCGCCGACGCCCTCGGCGAGAAGCCGGACGAGCTGCGGCTGCCGCCGCTGCGGGCCGCCCGCGACCTGGTGGACGTCCGGGACGTCGCCGACGCCGTGGTGGCCGCGGCCGTCGCGCCCAGTGCGCGGGTCAGCGGGCGCGTGATCAACGTGGGCCGCGGCGAGGCCGTGCCGGTCCGTGACCTGATCGACCGGATGGTCGCGCTCAGCGGCCTGGAGGTTCCGGTGAGCGAGGAGGGCGGCGCGCCGCCGAACCGCAACGACGTCGAGTGGCAGTCCCTGGACATCTCCCTGGCGCGCGAACTGCTCGGCTGGACACCGCGCCGCCCGCTGGACACCTCACTGCGCGAACTGCTCGCGGCCGTGATGCCGCCCGTCAACGAGAGGACAGG from Streptomyces sp. NBC_00258 includes:
- a CDS encoding NAD-dependent epimerase/dehydratase family protein, producing the protein MPDLDRAAGRTVVVLGGTGFIGRHIGEAFTALGARVHLVSPSAEPGSGSTATVRLDVLASSPREIAGLLATVGADTVVNSAGRVWQADEPQMAASNAELVTKVAEALAALPRQPRRPRLIQLGSVHEYGAGTPGGAIPEDWPPAPVTPYGRTKLLGTQAVSRAVRDQDADAVVLRLANVIGPGISVASLFGQVARHLAGAARADALGEKPDELRLPPLRAARDLVDVRDVADAVVAAAVAPSARVSGRVINVGRGEAVPVRDLIDRMVALSGLEVPVSEEGGAPPNRNDVEWQSLDISLARELLGWTPRRPLDTSLRELLAAVMPPVNERTG